The Prionailurus bengalensis isolate Pbe53 chromosome D2, Fcat_Pben_1.1_paternal_pri, whole genome shotgun sequence genome window below encodes:
- the LOC122493476 gene encoding 40S ribosomal protein S27-like — MPLKKDLLYPFLEEKRKHKKQRLLQIPTSYFMDVRCPGLYKITTIFSYAQTVVLCVGCSTVLCQPTGRKARLTEGCSFRRKQH; from the coding sequence ATGCCCCTCAAAAAGGATCTCCTGTACCCATTcctggaagaaaagaggaagcatAAGAAGCAGCGACTGCTGCAGATCCCCACCTCCTACTTCATGGACGTGAGGTGCCCAGGACTCTACAAAATCACCACCATCTTTAGCTATGCACAAACGGTAGTTTTGTGTGTTGGCTGCTCCACTGTCCTCTGCCAGCCTACAGGAAGAAAAGCAAGGCTTACAGAAGGATGCTCCTTCAGACGGAAGCAGCACTAA